In one Spirosoma rigui genomic region, the following are encoded:
- the gldE gene encoding gliding motility-associated protein GldE: protein MDPGDPLPRQVPPAIDSWGTYFDLYGPYVALILLLLALAGLVSASEAAFFSLSPDDRARCRDSVQLEDRRISVLLDRPKRLLASLVIFNNLLNIAVVVIAMYLTWESSVASRESGWVLSGVTLGVTLTIVLFGEIVPKVYASQNNLIVARRTAPLAQLGLAVFRPFSALLVSMSNQVDKRIERRGYKLSVEELSQAVELTGTDATTEEKEILKGIVNFSNLLARQVMRTRMDISAVADELTFSELMEQINASGYSRVPVYHESLDQIEGILYIKDLLPHIHETDTFNWQTLLRPAYFIPENKKVDDLLQDFQKRRVHIAIVVDEYGGTRGLVTLEDIIEEIFGDINDEFDDETPDGYRREDERTVVFEGKIPLTDVCRVLNVEATTFETMQGDSESLGGLLLELFSRLPKAGDETTYAGFMFHVLSADDKRINEVRVVKMTEPTV from the coding sequence ACCCTGGTGATCCGCTTCCTCGACAGGTGCCTCCGGCTATTGATAGCTGGGGCACCTATTTTGATTTATACGGCCCGTATGTGGCGTTGATTCTGCTGCTGCTGGCGTTAGCTGGCTTGGTATCGGCTTCCGAGGCCGCTTTCTTCTCGCTCTCGCCCGATGACCGCGCCCGGTGCCGCGATAGTGTTCAACTCGAAGACCGGCGCATTTCCGTGTTGCTCGACCGACCCAAGCGGTTGCTGGCTTCGCTGGTCATATTCAATAACCTGCTCAACATTGCCGTCGTCGTCATTGCCATGTACCTGACCTGGGAGTCTTCCGTGGCCTCGCGTGAATCTGGTTGGGTTTTATCCGGGGTTACTCTGGGTGTTACACTGACAATCGTTCTGTTCGGTGAAATTGTGCCTAAGGTATACGCGAGTCAGAACAACCTGATAGTAGCGCGTCGAACGGCCCCCTTGGCCCAGCTTGGATTAGCCGTTTTTCGGCCGTTTTCGGCCCTGCTGGTCAGCATGAGTAACCAGGTTGATAAACGGATCGAACGGCGGGGCTACAAACTTTCCGTCGAAGAACTGAGTCAGGCCGTCGAACTAACGGGAACCGACGCGACTACCGAAGAGAAAGAAATCCTGAAAGGTATTGTCAACTTCAGTAACCTGCTGGCAAGGCAGGTCATGCGAACCAGAATGGATATATCGGCCGTTGCCGATGAGTTGACCTTCAGTGAGTTAATGGAGCAGATCAATGCCTCGGGCTATTCCCGGGTGCCGGTCTACCACGAATCGCTTGACCAGATAGAAGGCATTCTGTACATCAAGGATTTGCTGCCACATATTCACGAAACCGATACGTTCAACTGGCAAACCCTGCTTCGACCGGCCTATTTTATTCCAGAGAACAAGAAGGTGGACGATCTGCTGCAGGATTTTCAGAAACGGCGGGTTCACATCGCCATCGTGGTCGACGAATACGGAGGAACGCGCGGTCTGGTAACACTGGAGGATATAATCGAGGAAATTTTTGGGGACATCAACGATGAGTTCGACGATGAAACACCGGATGGCTACCGCCGTGAGGATGAACGGACGGTAGTTTTTGAGGGCAAGATCCCTTTGACCGATGTATGTAGAGTACTTAACGTAGAGGCTACTACGTTCGAAACCATGCAGGGCGATAGTGAGTCGCTGGGCGGGCTGTTGCTGGAACTGTTCAGCCGGTTACCCAAGGCTGGCGACGAAACAACATATGCCGGCTTTATGTTTCATGTTTTGTCGGCCGACGACAAGCGGATCAACGAAGTCAGGGTGGTTAAAATGACTGAACCGACCGTATAA